Proteins from a genomic interval of Zingiber officinale cultivar Zhangliang chromosome 2A, Zo_v1.1, whole genome shotgun sequence:
- the LOC122041510 gene encoding sister chromatid cohesion protein PDS5 homolog A-A-like has product MAEMAQKLQQQLKEVGSKLESPPASKDALIKLLKQAANCLSELEQSPSPSVSDSMQSCVNAFAQKDLLTHQDRDVKVLVATCVCEITRITAPDAPYSDDVLRDIFHLIVGTFAGLGDIDSPSYERRVVILETVAKYRSCVVMLDLECNDLIQEMFRTFVSVISDDHPQNIFTSMQTIMILILDESEELQENLILILLSVLGCKVNGSSMAARRLAMNVIERCAGKLEPFIKQFLVSSLSGDGSYLNYSIDHHEVIYDLYQCAPQILARIIPYITGELLTDKLDIRLKAVQLLGKLFSLPEVPVSEAFQSVFDEFLKRLTDRVVEVRLSVIDHLKNCLVTNPERPEAPLIIKALSDRVLDYDEKVRKKVVAAVYDVACHSFKVIPMEIASFVAERLRDKSLTVKKYTMERLVDLHQLYCLKSSDGSTNLDDCKWIPGKILKCLYDPDFRLEAVELLLCGSLFPPELSIKNRVKHWVSVFSVFDKFEIKAIEQILLQKQRLQHEMQKYLSLRQTYQEDASELHKRIFVCFKSMSRLFNDPMNAEENFQFLNQLKDVNIWKILTILLDPSTSLYESWSRRDELLKILGEKHPLYDFMDTLTLKCSYILFNKEFVKETLSEAAAQHSAGNTKLISSSMNLLTVISGYSPLLLAGCEEDLLLLLKEDNDLVKEGIAHVLAKAGGTIREQLTMASSSVELLLERLCLEGTRKQAKYSVQALAAITKDDGLKSLSVLYKRLVDILEEKSHLPSILQSLGCIAQTAMPIFETREDEITEFITSKILHNSNKSDEVSFVNTEWSEISELCLTKMFGIKTLVKSYIPAKDAHMRPGIEKLLEILQKIFSYGEISEEIRSNNVDKAHMRLASAKAVLRLSRYWDQKITTSLFYWTLRISQDAYAESKKSFLNKVHQYIKERLLDAKYACAFLLNFNDCHCPEYEECKQSLLELVHMCRQVKMRQLSTQSDLSSAPAYPEYILAYTVHALAHDPSCPNIDECLNVQAFEHIYWRLHLLLSLLLHGDDGKQSGAFPIERKESYYTILSIFHSIKNAKDVVDETKSNALYAICYLGLSILKRLVPDEVQVSGFDVIPLPNMLYRAVDCSNNYSMTDDNKWTWLNSDSVLAHFEALRLKNKKMGDSLVVEDGMVVEENGDDNEVPLGKMMEILRNQGVKKKKKKKKDIFTNLETINSEFDVLGVVREINLESFKQTQDREAIVSDHNCRSGKQNGKVNTEKEISSLSKRQRDAIGFEVLAPTPKRKRSISTNRLNSSKGRKGNTKRSPIQSLLEQSLFEDDRTETETDLLITYATDISSMKGRKVSDALHIEKDVDSSSEKLTLGEDNKKKDYQSRTSSTKKRKRRSIARLEKCTSLVDQSSESELVGSRIRIWWPLDKRFYQGVVHSYDPGNKKHTILYDDGDVEVLLLSKENWEIINNTLSAGKQPKSLPVLVSKNLSSSKAKKKGSTIKRVEENSKLVSVSNNNLDLSPSSNDELKDLRIDQSEYDDAKSDGPQDEEVTLASQSEEEVKAEELHESSKEEIESPKLTDAKDDSDNEPINIWRLRALKSI; this is encoded by the exons ATGGCAGAAATGGCGCAGAAGCTGCAGCAGCAACTCAAGGAGGTGGGATCGAAACTGGAGAGCCCTCCAGCGTCCAAAGACGCGCTAATTAAGCTACTCAAG CAAGCTGCAAATTGTCTGTCTGAGTTAGAGCAGTCACCGTCACCTTCTGTCTCAGACTCAATGCAATCTTGTGTAAATGCATTTGCCCAAAAAGACCTGTTGACGCATCAAGATCGTGATGTCAAAGTTCTTGTAGCAACCTGTGTTTGTGAAATCACCAGAATAACTGCACCAGACGCTCCATATAGTGATGATGTTCTAAgg GATATATTTCATTTGATTGTTGGTACCTTTGCTGGATTGGGTGATATTGACAGCCCTTCTTATGAGAGAAGGGTTGTTATCCTTGAGACCGTTGCCAAATACAGGTCATGTGTTGTGATGTTGGATCTTGAATGTAATGATCTCATACAGGAAATGTTCAGAACATTTGTTTCAGTCATCAG TGACGATCATCCCCAAAACATCTTTACGTCAATGCAAACTATCATGATCCTTATTCTAGATGAGAGTGAGGAATTACAGGAAAATCTTATTTTAATCCTGCTTTCAGTGTTGGGCTGTAAAGTAAAT GGTTCCTCTATGGCTGCACGGAGGCTTGCTATGAATGTTATAGAACGTTGTGCAGGAAAACTTGAACCATTCATAAAGCAGTTTCTTGTATCTTCACTGTCAGGCGATGGTAGTTATTTAAATTATTCAATTGATCATCATGAAGTTATATATGACTTGTACCAGTGCGCACCACAAATTCTTGCAAGAATAATTCCTTACATAACTGGCGAATTGTTG ACAGATAAGCTAGACATTCGACTTAAAGCAGTTCAGCTCTTGGGGAAATTATTTTCTTTACCTGAGGTACCTGTATCTGAAGCTTTTCAGTCAGTCTTTGATGAATTCCTAAAGAGATTGACTGACAGAGTAGTTGAAGTCCGTCTATCTGTCATTGATCATTTGAAGAATTGCCTGGTTACTAATCCTGAACGTCCTGAGGCTCCTCTGATTATAA AAGCACTTTCTGACAGAGTGTTGGATTATGATGAGAAAGTTCGAAAAAAAGTTGTTGCTGCAGTTTATGATGTGGCTTGTCATTCTTTCAAAGTAATTCCAATGGAGATAGCTAGTTTTGTGGCTGAGCGTCTGCGAGATAAATCT TTGACTGTAAAGAAGTATACAATGGAGAGGCTTGTTGATCTACATCAATTGTATTGCTTGAAGAGCTCTGATGGTTCAACAAATTTGGATGATTGCAAATGGATACCAGGGAAGATATTGAAATGTTTGTATGACCCAGATTTTAG GTTGGAAGCGGTTGAACTTCTCCTTTGTGGATCTTTGTTTCCACCTGAGTTATCAATCAAAAATAGGGTGAAACATTGGGTGTCAGTTTTTTCAGTATTTGATAAATTCGAGATTAAAGCCATTGAGCAGATTCTTTTGCAAAAGCAAAG GTTACAGCATGAAATGCAGAAGTATCTGTCTCTTAGACAGACATATCAG GAAGATGCATCTGAACTTCACAAAAGAATTTTTGTTTGCTTCAAGAGCATGTCTCGGTTGTTCAATGACCCTATGAATGCTGAGGAGAATTTTCAGTTTCTTAATCAGTTGAAAGATGTTAATATTTGGAAAATTTTAACAATACTACTTGATCCATCCACTAGTTTGTACGAATCATGGTCACGCCGG GATGAGTTGCTTAAAATCCTTGGTGAGAAGCATCCACTTTATGATTTTATGGATACACTTACTTTGAAGTGTTCGTACATACTCTTCAACAAAGAGTTTGTCAAAGAGACACTGTCAGAAGCTGCTGCTCAACATTCTGCTGGAAATACAAAACTTATTTCTTCATCCATGAATCTGCTTACG GTCATTTCAGGTTACTCTCCCTTACTTTTAGCTGGGTGTGAAgaagatcttcttcttcttctgaaagAGGACAATGACTTGGTTAAGGAAGGTATTGCCCATGTTCTGGCAAAGGCCGGTGGGACTATTCGCGAACAACTGACAATGGCTTCAAG TTCAGTTGAACTTCTTTTAGAAAGGTTGTGTCTAGAGGGCACCAGGAAGCAGGCTAAATATTCTGTACAGGCCCTAGCAGCAATAACTAAAGATGATGGTCTCAAGTCACTCTCTGTTCTTTACAAG AGGCTTGTGGATATTTTGGAGGAGAAATCACATTTGCCATCTATTTTGCAATCACTTGGATGCATTGCACAGACTGCTATGCCAATTTTTGAAACAAGAGAGGATGAAATTACTGAGTTTATTACCAGTAAAATATTGCATAACAGTAAT AAGTCTGATGAGGTTTCTTTTGTTAATACTGAATGGAGTGAAATATCTGAACTGTGTTTGACAAAG ATGTTTGGTATCAAAACATTGGTAAAAAGCTACATACCAGCCAAAGATGCTCATATGAGACCAggaattgaaaagcttctggaaatTCTTcagaaaatattttcttatgggGAAATCTCAGAGGAAATACGGTCAAA CAATGTTGATAAAGCTCATATGAGGCTTGCTTCTGCAAAAGCTGTTCTTCGGTTATCAAGATATTGGGACCAAAAGATAACTACTAGTTTGTTTTATTGGACTCTAAGAATTTCTCAG gaTGCTTATGCTGAATCTAAAAAATCATTCTTAAACAAAGTACATCAGTATATCAAGGAACGGTTATTGGATGCAAAGTATGCTTGTGCCTTCTTGCTTAACTTTAATGATTGTCACTGCCCTGAATATGAAGAG TGTAAACAGAGTCTACTTGAACTTGTACACATGTGTCGGCAAGTTAAAATGCGACAACTGTCTACACAATCTGACTTGAGTTCCGCACCAGCTTACCCTGAATATATTCTTGCCTACACGGTCCATGCTCTTGCACATGACCCTTCTTGTCCAAATATTGATGAGTGCTTGAATGTTCAGGCATTTGAGCACATATACTG GCGGTTGCATTTACTTCTTTCCTTGTTGTTGCATGGTGATGATGGTAAACAATCTGGTGCTTTTCCAATCGAGAGAAAGGAGAGCTATTACACAATCCTCTCCATCTTTCACAGTATTAAAAATGCCAAAGATGTAGTTGATGAAACAAAGTCAAAT GCTCTATACGCTATATGCTATCTGGGACTCTCAATTTTAAAGAGACTAGTGCCTGACGAGGTTCAGGTCTCAGGGTTTGATGTAATTCCATTGCCAAATATGTTATACAGAGCTGTTGACTGTAGCAATAACTATAGCATGACG GATGACAACAAATGGACGTGGTTGAATAGCGATAGTGTCTTGGCCCATTTTGAGGCTCTTAGACTGAAGAATAAAAAAATG GGTGACTCACTTGTTGTAGAGGATGGAATGGTTGTGGAGGAGAATGGAGATGACAATGAAGTTCCTCTTGGGAAGATGATGGAAATTCTCAGAAATCAaggagtcaagaagaagaaaaaaaagaaaaaggacatATTTACTAATCTGGAAACTATTAATAGTGAATTTGACGTGTTGGGTGTGGTGAGAGAAATAAATTTGGAGAGTTTTAAACAAACTCAAGACAGGGAAGCAATAGTTTCAGATCACAATTGCAGAAGTGGAAAGCAAAATGGTAAAGTCAATACTGAGAAGGAAATATCATCTCTGAGTAAAAGACAACGTGATGCCATTGGGTTTGAGGTGCTTGCACCAACACCAAAACGCAAAAGATCAATTTCCACGAATAGGTTGAATTCATCAAAGGGTCGGAAGGGAAACACAAAGAGATCTCCAATACAGTCCTTGTTAGAACAGAGTTTGTTTGAGGATGACAggactgaaactgaaactgatcTGCTCATCACTTATGCAACTGACATCTCATCCATGAAAGGAAGAAAAGTTTCTGATGCATTGCATATTGAGAAAGATGTGGATAGCTCTTCAGAG AAATTAACATTAGGAGAAgacaacaaaaagaaagattatCAATCTAGAACTAGTTCAACTAAAAAGCGTAAAAGAAGAAGCATTGCTCGGTTAGAAAAG TGTACGTCACTAGTAGATCAATCCAGTGAATCAGAATTAGTTGGTTCCAGAATAAGGATCTGGTGGCCATTGGATAAACG GTTCTATCAAGGTGTTGTGCATTCCTATGATCCAGGAAACAAGAAGCATACG